TTTAGCATAAATATATCAAGGTTTATTCCGTCTAACTAGACAAAAATAGCCCTTTTATCTAGTTTTGCCCTGATCGACGCCAGGTCAAGGGAAGACCAGGAGAAAGACTGGCTAGGGTAGAAATCATTAAATTTTCTCCCTTTTTCTCCTCTTGACCAGTTCATTCTTTTCCCTGGCCTTAGCCTTGACCCGCAGCTAAAAACAGCCGATAATTGGACAAATGTTCTAAATGTCCAATTATTGAGACCAATCCCGCGGCTGGCCCGTGGATTAATTTTTATTGACTTATGGTTTAATTTGTGCTACAACGTAGCTCAAAGGAGGTGATGGTATGCCTGCAAACGCCGTGGTCCGGGCTCGGATTGACCCGGAGGTCAAAGAAGAGGCCGAAGCAGTATTAGCAGCTATTGGACTTACAGTGTCCGATGCCTTCCGTATGATGATGATGCGCATTGCCCAAGAAAAAGCCCTACCTTTCGATCCCTTAGTCCCCAATGCCGAAACCATAGAGGCCATGAAAGCGGCACGCCGGGAAGAGGTGGTTACGGTTGGACCGGAGGAAGATCTGCTAGCGAGTCTTAATGCGGACGATTAGATACACCAGCCAATTCAAGCGAGATTATAAGCGGGAAAAATCAGGGCGGCACAGCAAAGGGTTTGATGTTGCCTTATTAGAGGTCGTAAATCTGCTCGCCACCGACGCCCCCATGCCGCGTCAGTACCGCGATCATCCTCTGGCTGGC
The DNA window shown above is from Deltaproteobacteria bacterium and carries:
- a CDS encoding type II toxin-antitoxin system RelB/DinJ family antitoxin; this translates as MPANAVVRARIDPEVKEEAEAVLAAIGLTVSDAFRMMMMRIAQEKALPFDPLVPNAETIEAMKAARREEVVTVGPEEDLLASLNADD
- a CDS encoding type II toxin-antitoxin system YafQ family toxin — protein: MRTIRYTSQFKRDYKREKSGRHSKGFDVALLEVVNLLATDAPMPRQYRDHPLAGEWVDHRDCHIKPEPPGAPLPRVESLRC